A region from the Triticum urartu cultivar G1812 chromosome 1, Tu2.1, whole genome shotgun sequence genome encodes:
- the LOC125512697 gene encoding arsenate reductase 2.1 codes for MARSVSYVSAAKLVSMARGNRVAVIDVRDEERSYQAHIAGSHHFASGSFAARLPELVQATSGKDTLVFHCALSQVRGPSCARMFSDYLSESKEDSGIKNIMVLERGFNGWEISGQPVCHCKDAPCKGTCS; via the exons ATGGCGCGAAGCGTGTCGTACGTGTCGGCGGCGAAGCTGGTGTCCATGGCGCGGGGGAACCGGGTGGCCGTCATCGACGTCAG GGATGAGGAGAGGAGCTATCAGGCGCACATCGCGGGGTCGCACCACTTCGCCAGCGGCAGCTTCGCGGCGCGGCTGCCGGAGCTCGTGCAGGCCACCAGCGGCAAGGACACCCTCGTCTTCCACTGCGCGCTCAGCCAG GTGCGAGGTCCGTCCTGTGCTCGGATGTTTTCAGACTATCTATCAGAGTCCAAGGAAGATTCGGGGATAAAGAACATCATGGTGCTTGAACGTGGGTTCAATGGATGGGAGATTTCTGGCCAACCCGTGTGCCACTGCAAAGATGCTCCTTGCAAAGGCACATGCTCTTGA